Proteins encoded within one genomic window of uncultured Desulfobacter sp.:
- a CDS encoding tetratricopeptide repeat protein, with product MDSADTYIQNKEYKKAEIELKNVLQIDPRNEDAYVKLSEVYRTLAMPEKEIKVLLQATALNPDNLAAQYKLCQVFLLGKQTKKARETAQLILSKDPNSVRAYHMLATVQVQERNVDAAIRTLNKAIVLYPDNPHLYLLLGYLQYYYNKDFPSAEASYLKAISIDDTILEPYEELSNIYVNEKEINKAETLLIDLTRTPKNRIGNLSLLANFYEMHNMIKKAENIYRTIISESDPKDYQPVFNFALFFARHRNFEAAVEYFNQALAIDDIVKIREKLATSYLELDSYQKARQQAELILKKQPNNAMGRLVLAQLFMVDKKYAAALDLLEQVVGIDNKNVTAYYLKAICLLEKDLKELPGQQIRMAAAGNVSAEEWKRDLAVESLKAAINLSPDHFMARLMLADVYIQTNQLSLAEQQIAYILKQSPNHFNASLMLGDVKILQKDWHSAESIFKEIVEKAPTYSWAYIKLGTVYNARKRPKQALTEFKKALDIDPLNMDAMRNIVNFYMVNGQKEAAVEYLNTHSRHPKLNSFEKGYIEFLLGKIALSQNLVDKAKAHFNQSLQINSKTTPSYEALARIAEINGNKSMAINYYESILKYNPKYIPAHMNLARLYKSAKNMEKTKEFLGKVLEIKDDHATAANEMAYILAQEGKDLQKALHLARIAESQAPKNPNILDTLGWIYYKQRSYELAIKTLLDSLTINPDNPVTNYHLGWAYYDTGRYEKAREYMKIALKLNPNFEGAVKARNIIGG from the coding sequence ATGGACTCTGCTGATACATACATACAAAATAAAGAATACAAAAAGGCTGAAATTGAATTAAAAAATGTTCTGCAAATAGATCCGCGAAATGAAGATGCTTATGTAAAATTAAGTGAAGTTTACCGAACTTTAGCAATGCCCGAAAAAGAAATTAAAGTATTATTGCAGGCAACGGCACTGAATCCGGATAATTTAGCGGCACAATATAAACTCTGCCAAGTCTTTCTTCTGGGCAAACAAACGAAAAAGGCCAGAGAAACCGCGCAATTGATTCTTTCAAAAGATCCCAACAGCGTTCGGGCATATCACATGCTGGCCACAGTGCAGGTACAGGAAAGAAACGTCGATGCAGCAATAAGAACTCTGAATAAAGCCATTGTGCTGTACCCTGACAATCCTCATCTATACCTGTTGCTCGGATATTTACAATATTATTATAATAAAGATTTTCCAAGTGCAGAGGCCTCATATTTAAAAGCCATCTCAATCGATGACACAATTCTTGAGCCGTATGAAGAGCTTTCAAATATTTATGTCAATGAAAAAGAGATAAACAAGGCAGAAACATTGCTGATCGATTTAACGAGGACCCCTAAAAACAGAATCGGTAATCTTTCCCTTCTGGCCAATTTTTATGAAATGCACAACATGATAAAAAAGGCTGAAAATATATATAGAACAATTATCAGCGAGTCTGATCCCAAAGACTATCAGCCGGTATTTAATTTCGCGCTTTTTTTTGCCCGTCATCGGAATTTTGAAGCCGCCGTCGAATATTTTAATCAGGCATTGGCGATAGATGACATTGTAAAAATAAGAGAAAAGCTTGCGACCTCGTACCTTGAACTGGACAGTTATCAAAAGGCTCGTCAACAGGCCGAATTAATATTAAAAAAACAGCCGAACAATGCTATGGGCCGGTTGGTTCTCGCCCAGCTTTTTATGGTAGATAAAAAATATGCCGCTGCTTTGGATCTGCTTGAACAGGTTGTTGGTATAGACAATAAAAATGTCACTGCGTACTATTTAAAAGCAATATGCCTTTTGGAAAAAGATCTTAAGGAACTGCCGGGCCAGCAGATCCGGATGGCGGCCGCCGGCAATGTCAGTGCCGAAGAATGGAAAAGAGATCTTGCTGTTGAAAGTCTTAAAGCGGCTATCAATCTTTCGCCGGATCATTTTATGGCCAGACTGATGCTGGCAGATGTATATATCCAAACCAATCAACTTTCGTTAGCAGAACAACAGATTGCTTACATATTAAAACAATCTCCAAATCATTTCAACGCATCATTGATGCTCGGAGATGTAAAGATACTTCAAAAAGATTGGCATTCTGCCGAATCCATATTTAAAGAAATTGTTGAAAAAGCTCCCACCTATTCATGGGCATATATCAAATTGGGTACTGTGTATAATGCCCGGAAAAGACCCAAGCAAGCGCTTACAGAATTTAAAAAAGCCCTTGATATTGATCCGTTAAACATGGATGCAATGAGAAATATCGTGAATTTCTATATGGTTAACGGACAAAAAGAGGCTGCTGTCGAATATTTAAATACGCATTCACGGCATCCGAAACTCAACTCATTTGAAAAAGGGTATATTGAATTCTTGCTGGGGAAAATCGCCTTGTCCCAAAATTTGGTGGACAAGGCCAAAGCGCATTTTAATCAATCTCTCCAAATTAATAGTAAAACGACGCCTTCATATGAAGCTTTGGCACGGATTGCTGAGATAAATGGAAACAAATCCATGGCTATTAACTACTATGAATCAATTCTAAAATATAATCCGAAATACATCCCTGCCCATATGAATCTGGCCCGTTTGTATAAGTCTGCAAAGAATATGGAAAAAACAAAAGAATTTCTGGGGAAAGTGCTTGAGATAAAAGATGATCATGCAACAGCGGCCAACGAAATGGCATATATCCTGGCACAAGAAGGAAAAGATTTACAAAAAGCGCTGCATCTGGCAAGAATCGCAGAATCCCAAGCCCCCAAAAATCCCAACATTTTAGATACCCTTGGATGGATTTATTATAAGCAAAGATCCTATGAGTTGGCGATCAAAACACTGCTTGACAGTTTAACTATCAATCCTGACAATCCGGTTACAAATTATCATCTTGGATGGGCATATTATGATACCGGCAGATATGAAAAAGCCAGAGAGTATATGAAAATTGCCTTAAAATTGAATCCAAATTTTGAGGGGGCTGTAAAAGCTCGAAATATAATTGGTGGATAG
- a CDS encoding RnfABCDGE type electron transport complex subunit B, with the protein MMVSLGIAGASMLVMAMIFSYILGWANKKFKVEVDPKIEEVIEALPGANCGGCGYIGCSDYAVAIVADNDPVNKCSVGGQACAQAIADIMGVEVGDMVALRAIVHCNAPMSSRLGMTQYMGEKRCASAQQVAGVQGCTFGCLGYGDCVEVCNYDAIHIVDGLARVDYGKCIGCGACTKACPRGILSVEGFKEDTIPVVACSNKDKAKDAKAVCNNACVGCKACAKVSDLFTISDNLSKCNYDDYSAQKYEEAVKAVEKCPTGCIHFMGTP; encoded by the coding sequence ATGATGGTTTCACTGGGTATCGCCGGCGCAAGTATGCTGGTCATGGCCATGATTTTTTCCTATATCCTGGGATGGGCCAATAAAAAGTTCAAAGTTGAAGTGGATCCCAAAATTGAAGAGGTCATAGAAGCCCTTCCCGGTGCCAACTGTGGCGGATGCGGTTACATAGGGTGTTCGGATTATGCCGTAGCAATTGTTGCAGACAATGATCCTGTTAATAAATGTTCTGTGGGCGGGCAGGCCTGTGCCCAGGCAATTGCTGATATTATGGGGGTTGAAGTGGGCGACATGGTGGCTTTGCGTGCCATCGTCCATTGCAATGCGCCAATGTCAAGTCGTTTAGGAATGACCCAATATATGGGAGAAAAGCGCTGCGCCTCTGCCCAGCAGGTTGCCGGCGTCCAGGGCTGCACCTTTGGATGTCTTGGGTATGGTGACTGTGTTGAGGTCTGCAATTACGACGCCATCCATATTGTAGACGGGCTTGCCCGGGTGGACTATGGAAAATGTATTGGTTGTGGTGCCTGCACCAAAGCCTGCCCCAGAGGCATTCTTTCCGTTGAAGGGTTCAAGGAAGATACCATTCCTGTGGTGGCCTGCTCTAATAAAGACAAGGCCAAAGATGCCAAAGCCGTATGTAACAATGCATGCGTCGGATGCAAAGCCTGTGCAAAGGTGTCGGACCTTTTCACCATTTCGGACAACCTGTCCAAATGCAATTATGACGACTATTCAGCCCAAAAATATGAAGAAGCCGTGAAAGCCGTTGAAAAATGCCCCACCGGCTGCATTCATTTCATGGGAACCCCATAA
- a CDS encoding Rnf-Nqr domain containing protein: MDYFVDILLIALSASIINNFIFYYFVGICPFVGVSKKVEMAFGMGCAVTFVMSIAAFLSWSITVFILIPGAPVSTYIAGFFTTPEAAAQIDLTVLSYIVYIFAIASSVQFVEMYVRKFFPPLYRSFGVFLPLITTNCAILFACLTIMSHVAGVDNPKDVWDLGKAMTLALFGGLGFTIAIVIMAGIREELELCDIPRPFQGAAITLVIGGILAIAFMGFTGVDSGIKNVLKPAPAAQEQSSEASADNTLTEYLADMTCKGHSSREILP; this comes from the coding sequence ATGGACTATTTTGTAGATATCCTGCTGATTGCCCTGTCAGCTTCGATAATTAACAACTTTATATTTTATTACTTTGTGGGCATTTGTCCGTTTGTGGGCGTGTCCAAAAAGGTCGAAATGGCCTTTGGCATGGGATGTGCCGTAACCTTTGTTATGAGTATCGCCGCGTTCCTTTCTTGGAGCATCACGGTGTTTATACTGATCCCAGGTGCGCCGGTGTCAACTTATATTGCCGGTTTTTTCACGACGCCGGAAGCCGCCGCGCAAATTGATCTAACAGTGCTAAGTTACATTGTGTATATTTTTGCCATTGCCTCTTCGGTTCAATTTGTGGAGATGTATGTCAGAAAATTTTTCCCGCCGCTTTACCGGTCTTTCGGGGTTTTTCTGCCTTTGATTACCACCAACTGTGCGATTCTTTTTGCCTGTTTGACCATCATGAGCCATGTGGCCGGAGTTGACAATCCCAAAGATGTGTGGGATCTGGGCAAAGCCATGACCCTGGCGCTTTTTGGCGGCCTTGGATTCACTATTGCCATTGTGATCATGGCGGGTATCCGGGAAGAACTGGAACTTTGCGATATCCCAAGGCCCTTTCAAGGTGCTGCCATTACCCTGGTCATCGGGGGGATTCTGGCTATTGCCTTCATGGGATTCACCGGGGTGGATTCAGGTATCAAAAATGTACTGAAACCGGCACCTGCTGCCCAGGAACAAAGTTCTGAAGCAAGCGCTGATAATACGTTGACTGAATATTTAGCTGATATGACCTGTAAGGGCCATAGCAGCCGGGAGATTTTGCCATGA
- the rsxE gene encoding electron transport complex subunit RsxE, producing the protein MADQPTALERFVKGILPENPVFRQLLGLCPTLAVTNGMKSALTMAVSVAFVLVCANVVISLIRNLLKPHLRIVVFTLTIATFVTVADRLLAAYMFQMSKTLGPYIPLIIVNCLIICRCEVCGSKQNPFVAAADGLGQALGFGLALASIAAVREILGTGMLMGFKVLPAFWPDWVIMVLPPGAFITLGLLLGLVNFIDYKREEARK; encoded by the coding sequence ATGGCAGATCAACCCACAGCATTAGAGAGATTTGTAAAGGGGATTCTGCCCGAGAACCCGGTATTCCGGCAGCTTCTTGGGCTGTGTCCCACCCTGGCTGTTACCAACGGCATGAAGTCTGCGCTGACCATGGCCGTTTCCGTGGCCTTTGTTCTGGTGTGTGCCAATGTCGTAATCAGCCTTATCCGAAACCTGTTAAAACCCCATCTGCGGATCGTGGTCTTTACCCTGACCATTGCAACCTTTGTAACAGTGGCGGACAGATTATTGGCCGCATACATGTTCCAGATGAGCAAAACCCTTGGTCCCTATATCCCGTTGATCATTGTTAACTGCCTGATCATCTGCCGGTGTGAGGTGTGTGGGTCCAAACAAAATCCTTTTGTTGCAGCGGCCGACGGCCTGGGCCAGGCCCTTGGATTTGGGCTGGCGCTGGCAAGTATTGCTGCCGTCAGGGAAATTCTAGGTACGGGTATGCTTATGGGATTTAAGGTTCTGCCGGCCTTCTGGCCGGACTGGGTCATTATGGTGCTTCCCCCGGGTGCGTTTATTACACTGGGACTGCTGCTTGGTCTGGTGAATTTTATTGATTACAAAAGGGAAGAAGCACGTAAGTGA
- a CDS encoding FMN-binding protein → MSLKKSNLAQAWLVLLLATLFGTALAGIQAKLGPVIEANKVKETMAKIPVLVLGEDLAAELAADKQALTIKSRVIEVKQNGTSKFYTVYDAWLPDGKMVGHVVKAGGQGYADKIELLVGLDAQGETITGLFVLDQKETPGLGAKILEDGWRGQFKDKSTEDTLSVVKGGSAKDDQIDAISGATISSRSVTGIVNTAVANVLPQLQITDGPENNNTPAAQNEESGKDKERS, encoded by the coding sequence ATGTCATTGAAAAAAAGTAACCTGGCCCAGGCCTGGCTGGTTCTTCTCCTTGCCACCCTGTTCGGTACAGCCCTTGCCGGTATCCAGGCAAAGCTTGGGCCTGTAATTGAGGCGAACAAGGTCAAGGAGACCATGGCAAAAATACCTGTATTGGTGCTGGGCGAGGATCTGGCAGCAGAACTTGCTGCCGACAAACAGGCACTGACCATTAAATCCAGGGTAATTGAAGTCAAGCAAAATGGAACCAGTAAGTTTTACACGGTATATGACGCCTGGCTGCCCGACGGGAAAATGGTCGGACATGTGGTCAAAGCCGGCGGTCAGGGCTATGCAGATAAAATTGAATTGCTGGTCGGGCTTGATGCCCAGGGCGAAACGATTACAGGGCTTTTTGTTCTGGATCAAAAAGAGACGCCCGGCCTGGGTGCCAAGATCCTGGAAGATGGCTGGCGGGGACAGTTCAAAGATAAGTCCACAGAAGATACCCTCTCTGTTGTCAAAGGCGGCAGTGCCAAAGACGACCAGATTGACGCCATTTCCGGTGCCACTATTTCTTCAAGAAGTGTAACCGGAATAGTGAATACTGCGGTCGCCAATGTTCTGCCTCAGCTTCAGATTACTGACGGCCCTGAAAACAATAACACCCCGGCGGCTCAAAACGAAGAATCCGGCAAAGATAAGGAGCGTTCCTGA
- a CDS encoding RnfABCDGE type electron transport complex subunit D, with product MSNTNRQMNSAMSFEDRPGRKPPFINVAPSPHISDSRAGTRRMMVDVILGLSPAIIVSLYLFRFYALKQILVCVVACLAAEYLFVRMRGKSLTLKDCSAMVTGIILGLSMPGSAPWFVGALASFVGIGIGKIVFGGVGMNIFNPAMVGRAFVMIAFAQLMGAGAYENVTGLVDAVSGATPLSALKFNSVQTGIAPLFMGVTNGSVGEVSALACILGGLYLIYRKTASWQIPASILVTVALLAGITDIAGGYQGLFLLHHLFAGALMFGAFFIATDPVTSPLTAKGKVIFGVGTGCLIMVIRLFSGYPEGVMFAVLIMNAMTPLINRWTIPKPMGQKEA from the coding sequence GTGTCAAATACAAATAGACAGATGAATTCAGCCATGTCATTTGAAGACAGGCCCGGGCGAAAGCCGCCCTTTATAAACGTGGCCCCGTCCCCGCATATCTCGGATAGCCGGGCCGGCACGCGCAGGATGATGGTCGATGTGATTCTTGGATTATCACCGGCCATTATCGTATCTCTTTATTTATTCCGATTCTACGCCCTTAAACAGATACTTGTCTGTGTGGTGGCCTGCCTTGCTGCGGAATATCTTTTTGTCCGCATGCGGGGCAAATCTTTGACGTTAAAAGATTGCTCCGCCATGGTGACAGGCATCATTTTAGGCCTTTCCATGCCGGGATCTGCCCCTTGGTTTGTGGGCGCGCTGGCATCGTTCGTCGGTATCGGGATCGGCAAAATCGTATTCGGCGGTGTTGGGATGAACATATTCAATCCTGCCATGGTGGGAAGGGCGTTTGTCATGATTGCCTTTGCCCAGCTCATGGGCGCCGGTGCCTATGAGAATGTAACTGGTCTTGTGGATGCCGTGTCCGGTGCGACACCTTTGAGTGCGTTGAAGTTCAATAGTGTCCAAACCGGTATCGCACCATTGTTTATGGGCGTTACCAATGGGTCCGTTGGTGAAGTAAGTGCCCTTGCCTGTATTTTAGGGGGCCTATATCTGATTTACAGAAAAACCGCTTCCTGGCAGATCCCTGCAAGTATTCTGGTTACCGTTGCCCTGCTCGCGGGAATTACGGATATCGCCGGGGGATATCAGGGTTTGTTCCTGCTGCACCATCTGTTTGCAGGCGCACTGATGTTCGGTGCATTTTTTATTGCCACAGACCCTGTCACCTCTCCGCTAACTGCTAAAGGCAAAGTGATATTCGGCGTGGGCACCGGCTGTCTGATCATGGTGATTCGCCTCTTTTCCGGTTATCCGGAAGGTGTAATGTTTGCTGTGCTGATAATGAATGCCATGACCCCGTTGATTAACCGTTGGACTATCCCAAAGCCCATGGGACAAAAGGAGGCCTGA
- the rsxC gene encoding electron transport complex subunit RsxC produces MGLFKLKGFPGTGSFPHGVHPPDNKALSANMAVEVMDTPRTVTLPLLQHLGVPCKQIVKSGETVSYGQMVGKGEAFVSASIHAPVAGKVKRNVMVTLPNGRRLESLTIQAEGEQIPSEKIWEEVKLTQWPKGGFSDYAPMDIVNKIQASGIVGLGGAAFPTHVKVMPNDTRVIDTFVINGCECEPYLTCDYRLMVEAPDIIVTGALLAARAVSAREIVICVEDNKPDAIERLQKAAQQTVVQVAVVKTKYPQGSEKQLVKAVVGLDIPLGGLPADAGVAVSNVQTIATVARSIVKDRPLTHRVITVSGHGICNPKNIFVPIGISLAEVVDFCGGLTPDAARIISGGPMMGFSFSDLSAPVTKGTSGLTILTHDEVRKAEETNCVRCGRCVDACPMNLVPTKLALAARYKNPELAAQYHIRACVECGSCSYVCPAKLNLVQLIREGKVQLNAWERR; encoded by the coding sequence ATGGGTTTATTTAAATTAAAGGGATTTCCGGGAACCGGCAGTTTCCCCCATGGGGTTCATCCACCGGATAATAAAGCGTTGTCCGCCAACATGGCTGTTGAAGTGATGGATACACCCAGAACGGTGACGCTGCCGCTGCTACAGCATCTTGGTGTGCCCTGCAAACAGATTGTCAAATCCGGTGAAACGGTCAGTTACGGGCAGATGGTTGGTAAAGGAGAGGCTTTTGTTTCCGCCTCAATCCACGCCCCCGTTGCCGGAAAAGTCAAAAGAAATGTAATGGTGACCTTGCCTAACGGCAGGCGTCTTGAATCCCTCACGATCCAGGCGGAAGGGGAGCAGATTCCCTCGGAAAAAATCTGGGAAGAGGTGAAGCTTACACAATGGCCCAAGGGCGGTTTTTCCGATTATGCACCTATGGACATTGTAAACAAAATCCAGGCGTCCGGCATCGTGGGGTTGGGCGGAGCGGCGTTTCCAACCCATGTCAAGGTGATGCCCAATGATACCCGGGTGATAGATACTTTCGTGATAAACGGGTGTGAGTGCGAACCGTATCTGACCTGTGATTACCGGCTTATGGTTGAGGCGCCTGATATTATTGTGACCGGAGCGCTTCTGGCGGCCCGGGCCGTCTCGGCCAGGGAAATTGTCATCTGTGTTGAGGACAATAAACCCGATGCCATAGAACGGCTTCAAAAAGCGGCTCAACAAACCGTCGTGCAGGTTGCCGTGGTGAAAACCAAGTATCCCCAGGGCAGTGAAAAGCAGCTTGTGAAAGCTGTGGTCGGTCTTGATATTCCATTGGGGGGGCTGCCGGCTGATGCGGGCGTTGCTGTAAGTAACGTGCAAACCATTGCCACTGTGGCACGCAGCATCGTCAAGGATAGACCCCTTACCCACAGGGTGATCACCGTCTCCGGTCATGGCATCTGCAATCCGAAAAATATTTTTGTGCCCATCGGTATCTCTTTGGCCGAGGTGGTTGATTTCTGCGGCGGCCTGACACCGGATGCGGCCCGGATTATTTCCGGCGGCCCCATGATGGGATTTTCATTCTCAGATCTGTCTGCCCCTGTTACCAAAGGCACATCAGGCCTGACGATTCTTACCCATGATGAGGTTCGCAAAGCAGAGGAGACAAATTGTGTCCGCTGCGGACGCTGCGTGGACGCCTGTCCCATGAACCTTGTGCCCACAAAACTGGCGTTGGCGGCCCGGTATAAAAATCCGGAGCTTGCTGCCCAATATCATATCCGCGCCTGTGTTGAGTGCGGGAGCTGTTCCTATGTGTGTCCGGCAAAGCTGAACCTGGTTCAGCTGATTCGTGAGGGCAAGGTCCAGCTGAACGCCTGGGAACGTCGTTGA
- a CDS encoding flavodoxin domain-containing protein translates to MGNILIVYSSRVDETKGIAELIAEGIRQSGHQAEVKTAGQIETEGDLTGFDAYIFGSPTYHGEMLPPMKQVLFMAERANLEGKPGGAFGAYGWSGEANKRIFDTMNYIFKMKMASGPLMIKASWVEDGVETAQAYGKEIAEMI, encoded by the coding sequence ATGGGAAACATACTGATTGTTTATTCATCCAGAGTAGACGAAACAAAGGGAATCGCAGAATTAATAGCAGAAGGGATCCGTCAGTCAGGGCACCAGGCAGAAGTTAAAACCGCCGGCCAGATAGAAACTGAAGGAGATTTAACCGGGTTCGATGCATACATCTTCGGTTCGCCCACTTATCACGGGGAGATGCTGCCTCCCATGAAACAGGTTTTATTCATGGCGGAACGCGCAAACCTTGAAGGAAAACCCGGCGGTGCCTTTGGTGCGTATGGATGGAGCGGCGAAGCCAATAAAAGAATATTTGATACAATGAATTATATTTTTAAAATGAAAATGGCATCCGGTCCTTTGATGATCAAGGCCTCCTGGGTTGAAGACGGTGTTGAAACCGCACAGGCTTACGGAAAAGAGATTGCTGAAATGATATAA
- a CDS encoding deoxyribodipyrimidine photo-lyase, whose amino-acid sequence MQLVWFRRDLRTQDNTALHGGVSFARTHNEAVTAIFVATPDQWDGHDMSPIQADLIYRRLFALGIVYSVQDKNGTGPEFAESKK is encoded by the coding sequence ATGCAGTTGGTCTGGTTCAGACGGGATTTGCGCACCCAGGATAATACGGCATTGCATGGGGGTGTCAGCTTTGCCCGGACACACAATGAGGCGGTCACTGCCATCTTTGTGGCTACCCCGGATCAATGGGACGGGCACGATATGTCCCCAATCCAAGCTGATCTTATTTACAGGCGGCTTTTTGCCCTTGGTATTGTTTATTCTGTTCAGGATAAAAACGGCACTGGGCCTGAATTTGCCGAATCAAAAAAATAG
- a CDS encoding HD domain-containing phosphohydrolase, whose amino-acid sequence MKILIAEDELVSRKKLEILIKSIGYEPLVASDGEEGWNLWKTHRPRMVLTDWMMPGLSGPELCKKIRNAEGSRYTYLIIVTAKHDTKDIVRGIDQGADDFISKPYVKEEIEVRIRAGERVIGYEVRDLVIFSLAKLAESRDPETGNHLERMRYYSRALTEAIRGMENTPEEIDAFYVENIFLSSPLHDIGKIGIPDFVLLKPGHFDDNEFEIMKGHSRIGFETLNEAINKYPKAEFLKMSADIAHYHHEKYDGSGYPDGLSGENIPLSARIVALADAYDALVSRRVYKQAVAHEMAKSIILREKGTHFDPMMVDAFLICENEFIQIRNQFKE is encoded by the coding sequence ATGAAAATTTTAATTGCTGAAGATGAATTAGTCAGCCGGAAAAAGTTGGAAATACTTATAAAAAGCATTGGATACGAACCCTTGGTGGCCAGTGACGGTGAAGAAGGTTGGAATCTGTGGAAAACCCACAGGCCAAGAATGGTCCTCACGGACTGGATGATGCCCGGGCTCAGCGGGCCTGAATTATGTAAAAAAATTCGAAATGCCGAAGGCAGCAGATATACATATTTAATCATCGTGACCGCTAAGCATGATACAAAAGATATCGTCCGGGGTATCGATCAAGGGGCTGATGATTTTATTTCCAAACCCTATGTTAAAGAAGAGATAGAGGTTAGAATCAGGGCGGGGGAGAGGGTGATCGGATATGAGGTTCGCGACCTTGTTATTTTTTCCCTGGCAAAATTAGCAGAGTCCAGAGATCCTGAAACCGGCAACCATTTAGAACGGATGCGGTATTATTCAAGAGCCCTGACCGAAGCTATCAGAGGAATGGAAAATACTCCTGAAGAAATAGATGCTTTTTATGTGGAGAATATCTTTCTCAGCAGTCCTTTACATGACATTGGCAAAATAGGTATTCCCGATTTCGTACTGCTCAAACCAGGCCATTTTGATGACAATGAATTTGAGATTATGAAAGGACACAGCCGCATTGGTTTTGAAACCCTTAACGAGGCCATTAATAAATATCCCAAGGCAGAGTTCTTAAAAATGAGTGCAGACATTGCTCATTACCACCATGAAAAATATGATGGGAGCGGATACCCCGATGGGTTGAGTGGTGAAAATATTCCTTTATCGGCAAGGATTGTTGCCCTGGCTGACGCCTATGATGCCTTGGTCTCCCGGAGGGTATACAAACAGGCCGTAGCCCACGAGATGGCCAAAAGCATTATTCTCAGAGAGAAAGGAACTCATTTTGATCCCATGATGGTTGACGCCTTCCTTATTTGTGAAAACGAATTCATTCAAATCCGCAACCAGTTCAAAGAATAA
- a CDS encoding TenA family protein, whose amino-acid sequence MKAAGKYTQKMWDAVASIYEDTITHPFVVRLAKGTLDKKSFAHFLSQDILYLKDDNRALDLLAEKAPNESEKQFFQLLAKDGLDIEKALHNEFLKYFDIEEAEEKSPAIETYTSFLLNHSENSVFALAAAALLPCFWVYSSVGNHILSIAEADNEYQMWIDTYHSEVYEQYTQRFIDIVERIASEADEDLHQEMLKAFTLSTQYELDFFEEAMKK is encoded by the coding sequence ATGAAAGCAGCAGGAAAATACACGCAAAAGATGTGGGATGCGGTTGCTTCTATTTATGAGGATACAATCACTCATCCCTTCGTTGTGCGACTGGCCAAAGGCACGTTAGATAAAAAGAGTTTTGCACATTTCCTGTCGCAGGATATCCTTTATCTCAAAGATGATAATCGGGCGTTGGACCTGTTAGCCGAAAAAGCGCCTAACGAATCTGAAAAGCAATTTTTTCAACTGTTAGCCAAAGATGGGCTTGACATTGAAAAAGCGCTTCACAATGAGTTCCTGAAATATTTTGATATTGAGGAAGCTGAAGAAAAGTCTCCTGCAATTGAGACGTACACTTCCTTCTTGCTCAACCACAGTGAAAATTCCGTATTTGCTCTTGCTGCTGCGGCACTTTTACCTTGTTTTTGGGTGTATAGCAGCGTTGGTAATCATATTTTGTCCATTGCGGAAGCTGACAACGAATACCAGATGTGGATCGACACCTATCACAGTGAAGTGTACGAGCAATACACGCAAAGATTTATTGATATTGTAGAACGGATAGCATCAGAGGCGGATGAAGATCTCCATCAGGAAATGTTGAAAGCCTTCACGCTATCAACACAATATGAACTCGATTTTTTTGAAGAAGCTATGAAAAAATAA